From Rubinisphaera margarita, a single genomic window includes:
- a CDS encoding DinB family protein has protein sequence MSDQTLRDHVTWLLNGGGAHLDFEAAIADLPEEARGRKAPGLPHTAWQLLWHLRICQWDILEFSRNADHVSPEFPDGLWPETDGPPEPADWDRTVDAFREEHRQMVALFNDPSVDLYAKIPHGDGQTILREALLVADHNAYHLGQLVDLRRCLGEWDG, from the coding sequence ATGTCTGACCAGACGCTCCGGGACCATGTGACCTGGCTCCTCAACGGTGGTGGAGCTCATCTCGATTTCGAAGCGGCGATCGCGGATCTTCCTGAGGAAGCCCGCGGTCGCAAAGCTCCTGGGCTCCCGCACACCGCCTGGCAGCTGCTCTGGCATCTCCGCATCTGCCAGTGGGACATTCTCGAATTCTCCCGCAACGCCGATCACGTCTCCCCAGAGTTCCCGGACGGCCTCTGGCCGGAGACTGATGGTCCGCCCGAGCCGGCGGACTGGGACCGCACGGTCGATGCCTTTCGCGAAGAACATCGCCAGATGGTTGCGCTGTTCAATGACCCGTCGGTCGATCTGTACGCGAAGATCCCGCATGGAGACGGCCAGACGATTCTCCGCGAAGCGCTGCTCGTCGCCGATCACAACGCCTATCATCTCGGCCAGCTGGTCGATCTTCGCCGCTGTCTCGGAGAATGGGATGGCTGA
- a CDS encoding cupin domain-containing protein, which produces MAELSNLFSDLPKSLPEELIEVLAANSHLRIERIVSTGQHSPPDFWYDQDEAEWVALLKGSATLEFADEQRPVELHPGDYILIPAHQKHRVAKTSTDEPTVWLAIFFRTG; this is translated from the coding sequence ATGGCTGAGCTTTCGAATCTGTTTTCGGATCTGCCGAAGTCTCTCCCCGAAGAGCTCATCGAAGTCCTCGCGGCAAACAGTCATCTCCGCATTGAACGGATCGTTTCGACCGGACAGCACAGCCCGCCCGACTTCTGGTACGATCAGGATGAAGCTGAGTGGGTCGCGCTCCTGAAAGGTTCCGCGACGCTGGAGTTCGCCGACGAACAACGCCCGGTCGAGCTGCATCCGGGCGATTACATTCTGATCCCCGCTCACCAGAAGCATCGCGTCGCGAAGACATCGACCGATGAGCCGACGGTCTGGCTGGCGATCTTCTTCAGGACAGGCTGA
- a CDS encoding PVC-type heme-binding CxxCH protein, whose product MRFSLPRVSLLFSFCVLIAAGLCKAAPDQDSAKLDHRKLDRFIDESGESQPIKTAADWQKRRTSILANMQAVMGPLPKQAQQERPVEFEVLDQTETEDFIRQTIRFSAEPGDPVVADLYTPKAGDAHNRPGVVALHPTGAQGKRIVAGEGPRNNRQYAVELARRGYVVIAPDYPSFGDLKDYSFADDEYVSGTMKGIVNHMRCVDVLRSLDGVDDERIGVIGHSLGGHNALFLAAFDERVKVAVTSCGWTPFHDYKEGNLTGWTSDRYMPKIKTEYDLDPNKVPFDFPEIIAAIAPRAVFSSSPTRDDNFDVEGAQRGIAEASKIFKLLDAPDQLQLLTPPCDHDFPTEIRSDAYKFIDQNLNHKPLAELDFGSELPRIPAVELPDVLDSFKVVDGYKIELTAAEPLVVDPVAMSFDENGALCVVEMRGYSEDDGQNLGRIRVLTDEDGDGTFDKSAVFADGLSWPTAIICYDGGLFIGAAPDILYLKDIDGDQQADEKKVVFTGFGKRNVQALLNSFRWGLDNRIYGATSSNGGVVKRPEQPDSAGIDLRGRNFSFDPKTLELRPESGAAQHGMAFDDWGRMFVCSNSNHFQMVMYEDRYAARNKYLKAPSSLVSVADDGAQAEVFRISPLEPWRIVRTRLRASGRVKGVVEFGGKYSGYFTSATGINFFRGDGWSKADRGTAIIGDVGNNIVHRKQVYDDGILRKGKRIDIQTEMIASTDIWFRPVQYENGPDGALHVLDMYRETIEHPWSLPEEIKKFLDLTSGRDRGRLYRITGEDFKQRPVPQLAEADISTLVELLEHPNAWHRETASRLLYERQDPQTVPAIRSSFESMSAPGKMHALYVLLGADALDESLIARSFDDAEPQLRRHAVRLSEHFPDSSLLQQKLAAAVNDPAPAVRYQLAFTLGTFPQSFNAPLIADLLKQSGSDSWMRFALLTSVDQQLPQVMNSLASDSQFLKSSAARPVLESLTDLVARRGNAEEVDTFATSLLNNGGLPYAFRSKLYGQFAAAAGGKSQQYTSLNEWRNEFLKQARANAEDEKAPVAQRLDGIAALSVSTEASDRELLLDLLDPRSPEAIQLAALNTLVAIGGEETDDYLIDVYPQFSPTLRKQAQVALFSRPTWTASLLKAVLASQLPKADLDRSQLQILKTSKSKELKQLAGQVSSLFEDSSRNVVIDRYRPALEMSGDIDHGRQLFLKSCSSCHKLEGKGKAIGPNLASFKNRGKEAVLTNLLDPNREVTPDYLTYVVVTVDGRTYTGMLANQSATTISLQRAEGEPLVLLRADIEEMRTSGISLMPEGLEKDLDVDAVADLLAYLMQAE is encoded by the coding sequence ATGCGATTTTCCCTCCCTCGTGTTTCCCTCCTTTTCTCCTTTTGTGTGTTGATTGCGGCGGGGCTGTGCAAAGCAGCTCCGGACCAGGACTCTGCAAAGCTTGATCATCGAAAACTCGATCGGTTCATCGATGAATCGGGGGAGTCGCAACCGATCAAGACCGCAGCCGACTGGCAGAAGCGACGGACCTCCATTCTCGCCAACATGCAGGCGGTGATGGGGCCTCTGCCGAAACAGGCTCAACAGGAGCGCCCCGTCGAGTTCGAAGTTCTCGATCAGACTGAGACCGAAGACTTCATCCGTCAGACGATCCGCTTCAGTGCCGAACCGGGCGATCCGGTTGTTGCCGACCTTTACACGCCCAAAGCGGGCGATGCCCATAACCGCCCCGGCGTCGTCGCTCTGCATCCGACCGGTGCCCAGGGCAAACGCATCGTCGCCGGCGAAGGTCCGCGAAATAACCGCCAATACGCCGTGGAACTGGCCCGACGTGGCTACGTGGTCATCGCTCCCGACTATCCTTCGTTCGGTGATCTGAAGGACTATTCGTTCGCCGATGACGAATACGTCTCCGGCACGATGAAGGGAATCGTCAACCATATGCGGTGCGTCGATGTGCTGCGTTCTCTTGATGGCGTCGACGATGAACGCATCGGCGTCATCGGGCACAGCCTTGGTGGACACAATGCTCTGTTTCTCGCCGCCTTCGATGAACGGGTGAAAGTCGCCGTCACCAGTTGCGGGTGGACTCCCTTCCATGATTACAAGGAAGGCAACCTGACCGGCTGGACGAGCGACCGTTACATGCCGAAGATCAAGACCGAGTACGATCTCGATCCGAACAAGGTGCCGTTCGACTTCCCGGAAATCATTGCAGCGATTGCTCCGCGAGCCGTCTTTTCCAGCTCTCCCACGCGGGACGACAATTTCGATGTCGAAGGAGCCCAACGCGGAATCGCCGAAGCCTCCAAAATCTTCAAGCTGCTCGACGCTCCCGATCAACTCCAACTGCTCACACCGCCGTGCGATCATGACTTCCCGACCGAGATCCGCTCCGATGCCTACAAGTTCATCGATCAGAATCTCAATCACAAGCCGCTCGCCGAACTCGATTTCGGCAGCGAACTCCCCCGCATTCCGGCTGTTGAACTGCCGGATGTCCTCGACTCCTTCAAAGTCGTCGACGGCTACAAGATCGAGCTGACCGCAGCCGAGCCGCTGGTCGTCGATCCGGTCGCAATGAGCTTCGATGAGAACGGAGCGTTGTGTGTGGTCGAGATGCGCGGGTACTCCGAAGACGATGGTCAGAACCTGGGTCGCATTCGCGTGCTGACCGATGAGGATGGCGATGGCACCTTCGACAAGAGTGCGGTGTTCGCAGACGGGCTTTCCTGGCCGACGGCTATCATCTGTTACGACGGCGGCCTCTTTATCGGAGCCGCTCCGGATATTCTCTATCTCAAAGATATCGACGGCGACCAGCAGGCCGATGAGAAGAAGGTCGTCTTCACCGGTTTCGGCAAACGGAACGTGCAGGCGTTGCTCAACAGTTTTCGCTGGGGACTCGACAACCGCATTTACGGAGCGACGAGTTCCAACGGGGGCGTCGTCAAGCGGCCCGAGCAGCCCGATTCGGCTGGTATTGATCTGCGAGGTCGCAATTTCTCATTCGATCCGAAGACCCTCGAACTTCGTCCTGAAAGTGGAGCCGCCCAGCACGGGATGGCATTTGATGACTGGGGCCGAATGTTCGTCTGCTCGAACAGCAACCATTTCCAGATGGTGATGTATGAAGATCGCTACGCGGCTCGTAACAAGTATCTGAAGGCTCCTTCGTCGCTGGTGTCTGTGGCTGATGACGGAGCCCAGGCGGAAGTCTTCCGCATCAGCCCGCTTGAGCCGTGGCGAATTGTGCGAACGCGATTGCGGGCATCGGGCCGTGTGAAAGGCGTCGTCGAATTCGGCGGCAAGTATTCGGGCTACTTCACCTCGGCGACCGGAATCAACTTCTTCCGCGGCGACGGCTGGTCGAAGGCTGACCGGGGCACGGCGATCATCGGCGACGTCGGGAACAACATCGTTCACCGCAAGCAGGTCTACGACGACGGCATTCTCCGCAAGGGGAAGCGAATTGACATTCAGACCGAGATGATCGCCTCCACTGACATCTGGTTCCGCCCGGTGCAGTACGAAAACGGTCCCGACGGTGCTCTGCATGTTCTGGATATGTATCGCGAAACCATTGAGCACCCCTGGAGCCTGCCGGAAGAGATCAAGAAGTTTCTTGACCTGACCAGCGGCCGCGATCGCGGGCGGCTGTATCGCATCACAGGAGAAGACTTCAAGCAGCGGCCCGTTCCTCAACTGGCCGAAGCCGATATCTCAACTCTGGTCGAGTTACTCGAGCATCCGAACGCCTGGCATCGGGAAACGGCCAGTCGCCTGCTGTATGAACGGCAGGATCCGCAGACGGTCCCGGCCATCAGGTCTTCGTTTGAGTCGATGTCCGCCCCGGGAAAGATGCACGCCCTTTACGTGCTGCTGGGTGCCGATGCCCTCGACGAATCGCTGATTGCCCGCAGCTTCGATGATGCCGAGCCGCAACTCCGCCGGCACGCCGTGCGATTGAGCGAGCACTTCCCCGACTCGTCACTGCTTCAACAGAAGCTGGCAGCCGCTGTGAACGACCCTGCCCCAGCGGTACGCTATCAACTGGCGTTCACTCTCGGCACCTTCCCGCAGTCATTCAACGCTCCCCTGATTGCCGACCTGCTCAAGCAGAGCGGAAGCGATTCCTGGATGCGGTTCGCTCTGCTGACGTCAGTCGATCAGCAGTTGCCGCAGGTCATGAATTCGCTGGCATCCGACAGTCAGTTCCTGAAATCGTCCGCTGCTCGTCCGGTCCTCGAAAGTCTGACCGATCTTGTCGCCCGCCGTGGCAACGCCGAGGAAGTCGACACGTTCGCCACCAGCCTTCTCAACAACGGTGGACTCCCTTATGCATTTCGCTCGAAGCTGTACGGACAGTTTGCAGCAGCCGCTGGCGGAAAGTCGCAGCAGTATACCTCGCTGAACGAATGGCGGAATGAATTCCTCAAGCAGGCCCGAGCCAATGCCGAGGACGAGAAGGCTCCCGTCGCCCAGCGGCTCGATGGGATTGCCGCCCTTTCGGTTTCCACGGAAGCGTCCGATCGCGAGTTGCTTCTCGATCTGCTCGATCCACGCAGCCCGGAAGCCATTCAGCTGGCCGCCCTCAACACCCTGGTGGCGATCGGCGGGGAAGAAACCGACGATTATCTGATCGACGTCTATCCGCAGTTCAGTCCCACGCTGCGAAAGCAGGCTCAGGTGGCTCTGTTCTCCCGACCGACCTGGACAGCTTCTTTGTTGAAAGCCGTCCTCGCCAGCCAGCTTCCGAAAGCCGATCTCGATCGGTCTCAACTGCAGATTCTGAAGACATCGAAGTCGAAAGAACTGAAACAACTTGCCGGACAGGTCAGCAGTCTCTTCGAAGATTCCTCGCGGAACGTCGTGATTGACCGTTACCGCCCTGCCCTGGAGATGTCCGGGGATATCGATCACGGTCGGCAACTGTTCCTGAAGTCCTGTTCCAGCTGTCATAAGCTCGAAGGAAAAGGCAAAGCGATCGGGCCGAATCTGGCCAGCTTCAAAAATCGCGGCAAGGAAGCGGTGCTGACCAATCTGCTCGATCCGAACCGCGAAGTGACGCCCGACTACCTGACTTATGTCGTTGTCACCGTCGACGGCCGGACTTACACCGGCATGCTCGCCAACCAGAGCGCGACCACGATCTCCCTGCAGAGAGCCGAGGGAGAACCACTCGTGCTTCTCCGGGCCGACATCGAAGAAATGCGGACCAGTGGCATTTCACTGATGCCGGAGGGGCTTGAAAAAGACCTCGATGTCGATGCCGTGGCCGATCTTCTCGCGTATCTGATGCAGGCCGAATAG
- a CDS encoding neutral/alkaline non-lysosomal ceramidase N-terminal domain-containing protein: MKSYQKVLLVATLLLFASPSTFCQAASWKAGTAKLDITPVTPMWMSGYASRTKPAEGTLHELWAKALVLEDANGKRAVVLSLDLVGISRTTAMRVTNGLKEKYGIERAEIAIATSHTHCGPVMGETLETMYFLDEEQSQRVVDYTNEVVPRLVDLVGDALAKLHPVTFEYGVGEATFAVNRRENPEKEVPALREAGKLKGPNDHALPVLFVKDENGKVESLLFGYACHATTLSFYQWCGDWPGFAQIELEKQFPGATAIFVAGCGADQNPLPRREVELAENYGKQISAGVDALSPQRLTELTGEITTKYVEIDLPFSQLPTREQLEVDKKSSNKYTANRAKNLLQTLDDEGSLDKSYPYPIQVWSIGPLKMVFLGGEVVVDYSLRLKADSGNPQLWVAGYCNDVMAYIPSRRVLLEGGYEGATSMVYYGLPTTWAPQVETLIVDQVQQFLSE; this comes from the coding sequence ATGAAGAGTTATCAAAAGGTCCTGCTGGTCGCGACGCTTCTGCTTTTCGCCAGCCCTTCGACATTCTGTCAGGCGGCTTCGTGGAAAGCCGGGACTGCCAAACTTGATATCACACCGGTCACGCCGATGTGGATGTCGGGGTACGCGAGCCGCACGAAACCGGCTGAGGGCACACTGCACGAACTGTGGGCCAAGGCACTGGTGCTGGAAGATGCGAACGGCAAACGAGCCGTCGTGCTTTCGCTCGATCTCGTTGGCATCAGTCGCACGACGGCGATGAGAGTGACGAATGGACTTAAAGAGAAATACGGCATCGAACGAGCCGAGATCGCGATCGCGACTTCACACACTCACTGCGGTCCCGTGATGGGTGAGACGCTGGAAACGATGTACTTCCTCGATGAAGAACAGAGCCAGCGCGTTGTCGATTACACGAACGAGGTCGTCCCCCGTCTCGTCGACCTGGTGGGCGATGCTCTCGCGAAGCTGCATCCGGTGACCTTCGAATACGGAGTTGGTGAGGCGACGTTCGCCGTGAACCGCCGCGAGAACCCCGAGAAGGAAGTCCCCGCTCTCCGGGAAGCCGGGAAACTCAAAGGCCCGAACGATCATGCCTTACCCGTGCTGTTCGTCAAAGACGAGAACGGCAAGGTCGAATCGCTCCTGTTCGGTTATGCCTGTCATGCGACCACGCTTTCGTTCTATCAATGGTGTGGCGACTGGCCCGGTTTTGCGCAGATCGAACTGGAAAAGCAGTTCCCCGGGGCAACGGCGATCTTCGTCGCCGGCTGCGGAGCTGATCAGAATCCGCTGCCTCGTCGCGAAGTCGAATTGGCCGAGAACTATGGCAAGCAGATTTCAGCCGGCGTCGACGCCCTCTCTCCACAGAGGTTGACTGAGCTGACCGGCGAGATCACAACAAAGTACGTCGAAATCGACCTCCCCTTTTCGCAGTTGCCGACACGTGAGCAGCTCGAAGTCGACAAAAAGTCCTCGAACAAGTACACGGCCAATCGCGCGAAGAATCTGCTTCAAACGCTCGACGATGAGGGGAGTCTCGACAAGAGTTACCCCTATCCGATTCAGGTCTGGTCGATCGGCCCCCTGAAGATGGTCTTTCTGGGAGGCGAGGTCGTCGTCGACTACTCGCTGCGGCTCAAAGCCGATTCCGGAAATCCCCAGCTCTGGGTCGCCGGTTACTGCAACGACGTCATGGCGTACATTCCCTCTCGCCGCGTGCTGCTGGAAGGCGGTTACGAAGGAGCGACGTCGATGGTGTATTACGGCCTGCCGACAACCTGGGCTCCTCAGGTGGAAACGCTCATCGTCGACCAGGTCCAGCAATTCCTGAGTGAATAA